The following are from one region of the Cyanobium gracile PCC 6307 genome:
- a CDS encoding DNA primase family protein, whose product MNDLIQINVAGPDTSTGRPCTSSKKHKGNGNGQNGVRDNKAKSFVQGWKDIAVAVRADEPAKKAKRRKPADCNDRIDLPKGVASQQVGKEMQPAAVVPAVLDVPLGAAARAKLKMKERLSTELYIRTEEALRHIKLLGLRHDEVRFRTVPVNPKDVYLCRSFKGKEGERDVGDTIKLALVPRVLLGAAAFVLPNPGGNKKADITEVRSIRAEWDDQPIEWQIRAWEVLGLPEPTFQVATGGKSVHSYWVLREGVEPIRGELAARRVLKLACDKGFPSDPAVVGRSQPMRLAGSLYIAKPAKKGEPVNPLAGKAIGYAQILDGADEKRRYSIEELEAVLPKLTKVESEAVGRVRAAEGDVSHSGEEDPCPICGRDSDADCTIFDNTDGVVVVVCYRGKSFSPPTDLTLGDVIEGKVDPSTRWAYTGESAMGSFGRPAAKFKQVGPEVALHNAKQEQQALTEALASPRPQQDAGAVASPPEEAPTQVEAPALVVTGNPYIDWETAVFWAESEEERAALMAEGFAIAERMEGKDIKGRTVFLCWSSRAMVKVPKVLKDLALKIARVGGNPRLIHLPCEVPQARGGLDPEISANTLLTFLQRHGREALVLLADRAKKCCKWDQEAKKWSWEWSHDKQVATIQAIIAWSVFKEHYVVEGAEERLYEWEGTRWLPLPGKASTAIEQPLQRWVAAMQWRSELSLGSKAIPALIAELRDHPRRRALSLDPVVQHGVLPMRNGVVRLSDGELLPHDRKYGNTWVLPYEFRPDELPVKTLACINRLLPKPHHQRLFRAACANALRRLGAKGFVELTGVGDSGKSALARLVEALVGKECTASSQLHLMEDKNQRFETLKARGAALLLFAECQDYAGPLERLKAFTGGDTIVAERKNSTERFDFTFRGLVMLVGNSAVKAKDDSSAVFNRRRSIHLDQAVPLAERRDMLSWRVDHWEGELADELGAFVAWILAMDPQEAKEAMEETGGLAHLDDLLDAQLTNPLAEWAEQHLIFDDTLDEDSKYHQLKIGTMSPGEEYELDAEKFKLYKFAYPSYRDWMAANGLKGNELSLRRFKSSLVGLLRDQLGLPLPAGLMTQPPYRTRDGARIPMLRMRIRSADTEIPGLIRFALQRNLGGRSLAS is encoded by the coding sequence ATGAACGACCTCATCCAAATCAACGTGGCTGGACCGGACACCTCCACGGGGCGACCCTGTACTAGCTCAAAGAAGCACAAAGGGAATGGCAATGGCCAGAACGGTGTAAGAGACAACAAGGCCAAGAGCTTTGTCCAGGGCTGGAAAGACATCGCGGTGGCCGTGCGGGCAGATGAGCCGGCAAAGAAAGCGAAGAGGCGCAAACCGGCTGACTGCAACGACCGGATCGATCTCCCGAAAGGCGTTGCCTCCCAGCAGGTGGGCAAGGAAATGCAGCCTGCCGCAGTGGTGCCCGCTGTCTTGGATGTGCCGTTGGGAGCTGCCGCCCGAGCGAAACTAAAAATGAAAGAGCGTCTCAGCACGGAGCTTTACATCCGCACCGAGGAAGCGTTGCGCCACATCAAGTTACTGGGTCTGAGACATGACGAGGTCCGGTTCCGAACGGTGCCTGTAAACCCAAAAGACGTCTACTTGTGCCGCAGCTTCAAAGGTAAGGAGGGCGAACGAGATGTGGGGGACACCATCAAACTAGCGTTGGTGCCACGCGTGCTATTGGGGGCTGCTGCCTTTGTATTGCCGAATCCCGGCGGCAACAAGAAGGCCGATATCACCGAGGTCAGATCAATCAGGGCTGAGTGGGACGACCAGCCGATTGAGTGGCAGATCAGGGCTTGGGAGGTGCTGGGCCTGCCAGAGCCCACTTTTCAAGTAGCCACCGGTGGGAAGAGCGTCCACAGCTACTGGGTGCTCAGAGAAGGGGTGGAGCCGATCCGCGGGGAGCTGGCGGCTCGCCGGGTGTTGAAACTGGCGTGCGATAAAGGCTTCCCTTCGGACCCAGCGGTGGTTGGCAGGTCGCAGCCGATGCGGTTGGCTGGATCGCTCTACATCGCCAAGCCTGCGAAGAAGGGGGAGCCGGTTAACCCGCTGGCTGGCAAGGCCATTGGCTATGCCCAGATTCTGGATGGAGCGGACGAGAAGCGTCGTTACTCGATTGAGGAGCTTGAGGCGGTTCTGCCGAAGCTCACCAAGGTCGAGTCCGAGGCGGTGGGCCGGGTACGCGCCGCTGAAGGTGACGTGTCGCACTCAGGCGAGGAAGATCCCTGCCCGATCTGTGGGCGGGATTCCGACGCCGATTGCACGATCTTCGACAACACCGATGGGGTGGTGGTGGTGGTGTGTTATCGCGGGAAAAGCTTCAGCCCGCCGACGGATCTGACCTTGGGCGATGTGATCGAAGGGAAGGTGGATCCTTCGACTCGATGGGCGTACACGGGGGAATCAGCCATGGGGAGTTTTGGGCGTCCGGCAGCGAAGTTTAAGCAGGTGGGGCCGGAGGTGGCGCTGCACAATGCCAAGCAGGAGCAGCAGGCTCTGACCGAGGCACTGGCTTCACCACGGCCGCAACAGGATGCTGGGGCCGTGGCTTCCCCTCCAGAGGAGGCACCCACTCAAGTGGAGGCTCCCGCTCTGGTGGTCACCGGCAACCCTTACATTGACTGGGAGACGGCGGTGTTCTGGGCAGAGAGCGAAGAGGAGCGGGCTGCCCTGATGGCCGAAGGGTTCGCCATCGCTGAAAGGATGGAGGGCAAGGACATCAAGGGCCGGACGGTGTTCCTGTGCTGGAGCAGTCGGGCAATGGTGAAGGTGCCAAAGGTACTGAAAGATTTGGCGTTGAAGATTGCTCGGGTTGGTGGGAACCCCCGGCTGATCCACCTTCCCTGTGAGGTACCGCAAGCGCGGGGTGGGTTGGACCCCGAAATTAGCGCGAACACTCTACTCACTTTTCTTCAGCGACATGGGCGCGAAGCGCTAGTGCTGCTAGCGGATCGAGCAAAGAAGTGCTGCAAATGGGATCAGGAGGCAAAGAAGTGGTCGTGGGAATGGTCACACGACAAGCAGGTGGCAACTATTCAGGCCATCATCGCGTGGTCCGTGTTTAAGGAGCATTACGTCGTTGAGGGAGCTGAGGAGCGCCTCTATGAATGGGAGGGAACCCGCTGGCTGCCGTTGCCTGGGAAAGCGAGCACGGCGATCGAGCAGCCTCTCCAGCGTTGGGTTGCGGCGATGCAATGGCGCTCCGAGCTGAGCCTTGGCAGCAAGGCGATCCCGGCCCTGATCGCCGAGTTGCGCGATCACCCGAGGCGGCGGGCACTGTCCCTTGATCCAGTGGTTCAGCACGGCGTGCTGCCCATGCGGAATGGGGTTGTCCGGTTGTCGGATGGGGAGCTGCTGCCCCATGACCGGAAATACGGCAACACCTGGGTGCTGCCATACGAGTTCAGGCCGGATGAGTTGCCCGTGAAGACTCTCGCTTGTATCAACCGGTTGCTTCCAAAGCCGCATCATCAGCGGTTGTTTCGGGCGGCTTGCGCAAACGCGCTACGGCGTCTGGGGGCCAAGGGCTTCGTGGAGTTGACCGGTGTTGGTGACTCCGGTAAGTCGGCGTTGGCGAGGCTGGTGGAAGCACTGGTTGGTAAGGAATGTACGGCCAGCAGTCAGCTCCATCTAATGGAAGACAAGAACCAGCGATTCGAAACTCTCAAAGCGCGTGGGGCGGCGCTGCTGCTGTTTGCGGAGTGCCAGGACTATGCAGGCCCGCTGGAGCGGCTTAAAGCCTTCACCGGTGGAGACACCATCGTTGCTGAACGCAAGAACTCGACCGAGCGGTTTGACTTCACCTTCCGCGGCTTGGTCATGCTGGTGGGGAACTCAGCGGTCAAGGCGAAGGACGACTCGTCGGCGGTGTTCAACCGACGGAGGAGTATCCACCTCGATCAGGCCGTGCCTTTAGCAGAGCGGAGGGACATGCTCTCCTGGCGGGTTGATCACTGGGAAGGCGAACTGGCGGACGAACTGGGAGCATTCGTGGCCTGGATATTGGCCATGGATCCTCAGGAGGCCAAGGAGGCCATGGAGGAAACCGGAGGGTTGGCCCATCTCGATGACCTCCTCGATGCGCAGTTGACAAACCCGCTTGCGGAGTGGGCGGAGCAGCATCTGATTTTCGATGACACCCTTGATGAGGACAGCAAGTACCATCAGCTCAAGATCGGCACCATGTCCCCAGGTGAGGAATACGAGCTCGATGCAGAAAAATTCAAGCTTTATAAGTTCGCTTACCCCTCCTACCGCGACTGGATGGCGGCTAACGGCTTGAAGGGGAACGAGCTGTCGCTGAGACGGTTCAAATCCTCGCTGGTGGGGTTGTTGCGCGATCAATTGGGGCTGCCGCTGCCAGCGGGTCTGATGACCCAGCCCCCGTACAGGACTCGGGATGGGGCGCGGATCCCGATGCTAAGGATGCGGATCAGAAGTGCGGACACTGAGATCCCTGGATTGATCCGATTTGCACTTCAGCGGAACCTCGGTGGCCGTTCGTTGGCATCGTGA